The following are encoded in a window of Calditrichota bacterium genomic DNA:
- a CDS encoding DUF502 domain-containing protein produces the protein MVSDGSATPKLKDVAGRRQPWRKALRTHFLTGLVVIVPLVLSVFVLYKLFLAIDGLFKGVVGTFLAQRLGLTIGGRPIPGLGFVALVLLILLTGVVARNILGRKLIAAGEDFVARVPLLNRVYKTFQQIVQAFVSDKREVFSKVVLVEYPRRGLYSVAFVTQDTRGPVQEALEPDVYSVFLPTTPNPTSGFLLFVPKEETIELGLSVEEALKLVISGGTISVPDRAAFGKAGRTVASLRVRNPSFPQAAASKGDRPARGRHKKLTS, from the coding sequence GTGGTGAGCGACGGTAGCGCGACACCCAAGTTGAAGGATGTGGCCGGCAGGCGGCAGCCATGGCGCAAGGCCCTGCGGACCCACTTTCTCACCGGGCTGGTGGTCATCGTGCCGTTGGTGCTCAGCGTCTTTGTGCTGTACAAGCTTTTTCTTGCCATCGATGGCCTGTTCAAGGGGGTAGTGGGAACCTTCCTGGCGCAGCGCCTGGGTCTGACCATCGGTGGGCGTCCGATCCCCGGACTGGGGTTCGTCGCCTTGGTGCTGCTCATCTTGCTGACGGGGGTGGTGGCCCGCAACATCCTGGGGCGCAAGCTTATTGCCGCGGGTGAGGATTTTGTCGCCCGCGTGCCGCTGCTGAACAGAGTCTACAAGACTTTTCAGCAGATTGTGCAAGCCTTTGTTTCGGACAAGAGGGAAGTCTTCAGCAAAGTTGTGCTTGTTGAGTATCCTCGCAGGGGCTTGTACTCTGTGGCTTTTGTAACGCAGGACACCAGGGGGCCAGTCCAGGAGGCCTTGGAGCCGGACGTGTACAGCGTATTCCTGCCGACCACGCCCAATCCGACCTCCGGCTTTCTGCTCTTTGTGCCCAAGGAAGAGACGATTGAGCTGGGGCTCTCGGTAGAAGAGGCCCTGAAGCTGGTCATTTCAGGTGGTACCATCTCCGTGCCGGACCGCGCCGCTTTCGGCAAAGCAGGGCGCACTGTCGCGAGCCTTCGCGTGCGCAATCCGTCATTTCCGCAGGCGGCGGCAAGTAAAGGCGACCGCCCCGCGAGGGGACGTCACAAGAAGCTCACCTCTTGA
- a CDS encoding septum formation initiator family protein, with the protein MDRRRRRVRPRRRINVRRFLYPLIPIVLAVIYLSGSAGFVNQYRLAQKKRQLEQRERELEARKAELQAEIDRLRHDRAYLEKVAREVYGLCRPDEVVFMMKLQDEDF; encoded by the coding sequence GTGGATAGGCGCCGGCGCAGGGTACGACCCCGACGCCGCATAAACGTTCGTCGCTTCCTCTACCCGCTGATCCCGATCGTCCTGGCGGTGATCTACCTCAGCGGGAGCGCGGGCTTTGTCAACCAGTACCGCCTGGCGCAGAAGAAGCGGCAACTGGAGCAGAGGGAGCGGGAGTTAGAGGCGCGCAAGGCGGAGCTCCAGGCAGAAATCGACCGACTCCGCCACGACCGGGCATACCTGGAGAAGGTGGCACGCGAGGTTTATGGCTTGTGCCGTCCTGACGAAGTCGTTTTCATGATGAAGTTGCAGGACGAGGACTTTTGA
- the eno gene encoding phosphopyruvate hydratase: MTTIVDVFAREILDSRGNPTVEVDVTLECGAVGRAAIPSGASTGEHEAVELRDGDPARFKGKGVTKAVANVNDVIAEHIIGEDATQQAIIDRMLIDLDGTKDKSKLGANAILGVSLAVCKAAAAAYELPLYQYIGGVNARTLPVPMMNVINGGSHADNNVDLQEFMIVPAGAPSFAEAYRMGAEIYHSLKSVLKSKGLSTGVGDEGGFAPNLSSNEEALQVIMEAIHKAGYKAGEQVFLALDPAASAFYDKEKKVYVLASEKRSLNAEQMVAYYEALVKNYPIYSIEDGMAEDDWEGWKLMTDRLGGKIQLVGDDLFVTNIERLRMGIERGICNAILIKLNQIGTLTETLETVEVAKRAGYRAVVSHRSGETEDTTIADVVVATNAGQIKTGSPCRTDRVCKYNQLLRIEESLGEAAQFAGLAVVSRR, encoded by the coding sequence ATGACCACTATCGTTGACGTTTTCGCACGAGAGATACTCGATTCACGTGGTAACCCCACCGTCGAGGTGGACGTGACCTTAGAGTGTGGCGCTGTGGGCAGGGCAGCCATTCCCTCAGGTGCCTCCACCGGCGAGCATGAGGCGGTGGAACTGCGCGACGGCGACCCTGCGCGGTTCAAAGGAAAAGGCGTCACCAAGGCGGTGGCCAATGTGAACGACGTCATTGCCGAACACATCATCGGCGAGGACGCCACCCAGCAGGCGATCATCGACCGCATGCTCATTGACCTTGACGGCACCAAGGACAAGTCCAAGCTGGGCGCCAATGCCATCCTTGGCGTGTCGCTGGCGGTGTGCAAGGCGGCTGCAGCGGCGTACGAGCTCCCCTTGTACCAGTACATTGGCGGCGTCAACGCGCGCACTCTGCCGGTGCCCATGATGAACGTGATTAACGGTGGCTCGCACGCCGATAACAACGTCGACCTGCAGGAGTTCATGATTGTGCCGGCCGGAGCTCCCAGTTTTGCGGAAGCCTATCGCATGGGCGCCGAGATCTACCACAGCCTGAAGTCGGTTCTCAAGAGCAAAGGGCTCAGTACCGGTGTCGGCGACGAGGGTGGCTTTGCCCCCAACCTCAGCTCCAATGAAGAGGCACTGCAGGTGATCATGGAAGCCATCCACAAGGCCGGCTACAAGGCGGGCGAACAGGTGTTTCTTGCCTTGGACCCGGCGGCCAGCGCCTTCTACGACAAGGAGAAAAAGGTCTACGTCTTGGCTTCAGAGAAGCGGAGCCTGAACGCCGAGCAGATGGTGGCTTACTACGAGGCACTGGTCAAGAACTACCCCATCTATTCCATCGAGGATGGCATGGCGGAGGATGACTGGGAGGGGTGGAAGCTCATGACTGACCGCCTCGGGGGGAAGATTCAGTTGGTGGGGGATGACCTGTTCGTGACGAACATCGAGCGGCTGCGCATGGGCATCGAGCGGGGCATTTGCAACGCCATCCTCATCAAGCTGAATCAAATCGGCACCCTCACCGAGACGCTGGAGACGGTGGAAGTGGCCAAGCGCGCGGGATATCGGGCGGTGGTCTCGCACCGCTCCGGCGAGACCGAGGACACCACCATCGCCGATGTGGTGGTTGCCACCAATGCCGGCCAGATCAAGACGGGAAGCCCCTGTCGCACGGACCGGGTGTGCAAGTACAACCAGCTGCTGCGCATCGAGGAGAGTTTAGGCGAGGCGGCACAGTTTGCTGGACTGGCGGTAGTGTCGAGACGGTAA
- a CDS encoding DUF92 domain-containing protein: protein MSDWILLPVFFVALVALIALAEVVRRLLHGSAEVTRKAVHVLTGALVAGTPYLFHSMAPMALLGGLFVVVNLVAVRKGLLKGMHGTQRATYGTVFYPLAFLILLVLLWHDHKSVFVASMLIMAFADAAAAIVGENLPRPHEYRLGQEKKSLEGSATMFLVTGAVVVATGLWLGPMDGFRLTLPEVLWIAAVVAAVATMCEAVSALGSDNLSVPLGAAFVMHYMLTHAGADRVAFSVGVLLALFVAVASVKARFLNPSGAAVTFVLATLVFGVGRWQFAVPILTFFVLSSLLSRLGEQRKRLVVANAFAKVGPRDFGQVFANGGVAGILLLVWNYFPEPLWYVLYVASLVAVTADTWGTELGVLGKQVPRSILTWRPLPIGSSGGITLFGTLGGALGAVVVAGSAALVGAPGHTMAWTAKALAVLAVIGVGASFVDSLLGATVQAQYRCRSCGKVTEKKVHCGEATEFLRGLRWVNNDVVNVACAVSGVLLAWAFRSFLW, encoded by the coding sequence TGTTGACCGGTGCGCTGGTGGCTGGCACACCGTATCTCTTCCACAGCATGGCTCCCATGGCACTGCTCGGGGGCTTGTTTGTGGTCGTCAATCTCGTGGCGGTGCGCAAAGGCCTGCTCAAGGGGATGCACGGCACACAACGGGCCACCTATGGCACGGTCTTTTACCCCCTCGCCTTCTTGATCCTATTGGTCTTGCTTTGGCATGATCACAAGAGCGTCTTTGTCGCCTCCATGCTCATCATGGCCTTTGCCGATGCCGCTGCGGCTATTGTAGGCGAAAACCTTCCACGGCCGCATGAGTACCGCCTTGGGCAGGAGAAGAAGTCACTTGAGGGATCGGCCACGATGTTCCTGGTGACAGGGGCGGTGGTAGTCGCGACAGGCCTTTGGTTGGGGCCGATGGATGGCTTTCGATTGACTCTCCCCGAAGTGCTGTGGATAGCGGCCGTAGTGGCAGCGGTGGCCACCATGTGCGAGGCTGTCTCGGCGTTGGGTTCGGACAATTTGAGTGTGCCGCTGGGCGCCGCCTTTGTGATGCACTACATGCTTACCCACGCGGGGGCAGACCGTGTTGCGTTCAGCGTGGGTGTGCTCCTCGCGCTCTTCGTCGCGGTCGCCTCGGTCAAGGCGCGCTTTCTGAACCCCAGCGGAGCGGCGGTCACCTTCGTGCTCGCCACGCTGGTGTTCGGCGTGGGACGGTGGCAATTTGCGGTACCCATTTTGACGTTCTTCGTGCTGTCCAGTCTGCTGTCGCGGCTGGGGGAGCAGCGGAAGCGTCTGGTGGTTGCCAACGCATTTGCGAAGGTGGGACCAAGAGACTTTGGCCAGGTTTTCGCCAATGGCGGCGTGGCAGGCATTCTGCTCCTCGTGTGGAACTATTTCCCTGAACCGTTGTGGTATGTCCTCTACGTCGCCTCGCTGGTGGCGGTGACTGCAGACACCTGGGGTACAGAGCTGGGAGTTCTGGGCAAGCAGGTCCCCCGTTCGATCCTCACATGGCGGCCTCTGCCCATTGGCAGCTCGGGCGGCATCACTTTGTTCGGCACACTGGGGGGCGCGTTGGGAGCGGTTGTGGTCGCTGGCTCGGCGGCTCTTGTGGGTGCTCCCGGACACACCATGGCATGGACGGCAAAGGCCCTCGCTGTCTTGGCGGTCATCGGCGTGGGTGCGAGTTTCGTGGACAGCCTGCTTGGGGCTACCGTTCAGGCGCAGTATCGCTGTCGAAGCTGTGGCAAGGTCACCGAGAAGAAGGTGCATTGCGGCGAGGCGACTGAGTTCCTGCGGGGTCTGCGTTGGGTGAACAATGATGTTGTCAATGTCGCGTGTGCGGTGAGCGGAGTGCTTTTGGCATGGGCGTTCCGCAGTTTTCTCTGGTAG